The nucleotide sequence AGGTGGTGAAATTTGAGGCTTGGTCTGGATCAGATTGTAAAAACACCAATGGGGATGTTGTTGAGAGGGTCATTATCCAGATTCCACTGCAAGCCAGCACagctttttttgtattttttagcTCTTTGACATGTTTGGGCTGGACAATAGCCATAAATCTATCTACGCTGATAAAAGCAAGCAGCCACAGAGCAATGGCTGGATAAAACACAGTGGAAGCCCCAAGGATTCGGCAGAATGTATCTCCAAAAGGCCACGTTTCTGTCCCATGGTAGATTATCCgaaaaggcaaggaaaatataaaaactagGTCAAGTAATGCGACATTCATCATATATACAGTTATAGTTGTTCTCTTCTTGGTAGTGCAGCTGAACACCCATAGTGCAGTGGCATTCACCAACAATCCCACTGTGAGCACAAAGCTGTAGAACACCAGTGATGCAATCTTGTATTCTTCTGGGTGGGGATTTTCTGGCATCATAGTTCAATTGAACTTAGGAATAGTTATTGCACTCCATAAGTACCCTAAAATTAGATAAAATATGGGAAGTTATTCTCAGTCAAATAAAATCTGTCTTTATAAACAAACAGGAAGATTGTTTTAGGATGGTGTTTAGTGATGAAACTACTGTTTAGCTCTGAATTGTGCTagctttcttgctttttctgaCTGCAAATATGTTATCATCCTCTGAGGGAGATACATGCTTTGTCAGACTTGTGAAAGTAGTATATTTATAAGCATGctttaataaaatactttaattacATAAGGGGCCTTTTAATATAAGGGATCAAAAAGTCAAGACTGACATTTCAAGTGTACATCAGTAGCTGATAATTAGATTGAAATTGTTGTATTTGAGCTACTTTCTAAAGAAACTACTTCTTCAGGCTGTCTCTATTAAAAAATCTTGACTAAAACTAGTTATGAATAGAAACAAATCAGCATCTCATATAGTGACATTTGGATATGCAGAGTATTTACTTTGCCTTTTATCTGTGTAGGGCCTATTTAATTCCCAAAAGAATAGGTGCTTGCTCATAAAAGACACTAAAAAATCTGAGTATCTACATAGCTTCTAATATAGCGTTTAATCCCAGGGCATCAGAACCACCCACCCAACATACAAATGAAATGAATGATTAATAGtcttcctgtttaaaaaagtaaaaacaaggGAAGCAGCACAGTCTCCAGCCAGGCTGTAGGGGAACAGTATTTGGGGGGAAAAGTTGCTGCCTGGTAGCCAGCTACCCCAGAGTACAGTTATGTTCCTTCATCCAGCTTTTTGGTCATAGGAGTTGGACATCTGAAATGTCACTGTGCAGGCTGAGGTGATgagagctggaggagaggaTCCCTGGTTTGCTCTGGAGCCTATGAAGATGGCAGACCTTACCTGGTGTTTGCATGAGTGCTTTGTTTAACCCTCACCCCCAGCACTTTCCTGGCTCTTGCTGTGGTCACAGTTTCATGACTTTATGTGGGAGGGTTCCTCTTGTCTGGCCTTTTACCCAGTCCTGTGGCAGCTTtgtgaagaggaggaggaaaaggaacaaattaCTTGTTTGCCTGATCTTCCCACTTGTGACAAACAGCCGAGGAAGTTCTACAGTATCTGTTAGGCACCAGAACTGTTCTCAAGAGCAGAAGGGTGCATAGCTCACGTGTGTTTTATCTCCAGAAGTGAAGAATGCATTAACAAACAGGTTTATTGTTACTGCCCATCTGGTTAATTCTTTCTCTGTAATGTTACCAAATACTTTCTCAGTGCTACTGGAGTGCATAGGGGGTTGAACCAGTGTTTATTAATCTGACATCCTGGTTTGACAATGGCAAATACCAGATGCTTTTGAGAAGAGTACCCACGGAATAACTAACTTAAATGTGACCTGTTAAATATAATTAAGTTTCTGCCTTGAAATGTGGAGTTTGGGCTtctaattttcttaaaattcttaTAGTTTACAGATATATAAAATGttatgtatataaatatttaaccCTTAACTTGaaggtctttttttttgcaCGAACAAGACAAAAAAGGTGTGTTTTCTGCTCAGATAAGGACCTTAGAACATACAACAGGATTTGTGTTTTGTATGGGAAAAGCTATGTATGTAATGCAAAAAAGAAGTTTGGAGGACATCTGTATGAATGCCTCTCAAATTCCTCATTGCATGAAGAActctaaaaataagaaaaataaatgaattaaagGATGCTAGCAAACCTTATTGAAGGTTGAATGGCATACGCTAAAAAATGTTATGCATGTGCTAGCAGCATAGTTAAAATATTATCTGACACACTGTTCCACTTTCACTACTGCTGCACAAAATTGTCCAAATGTTGCTTAATACACACCTCCCCCCACCCTTACATATtttaagtgggtttttttctcttttgttctggtttttttttcctctcttgctaGTGATTGTGTATGACAGTACAGAACTATGAAGCTCAGTATCCTGAGTGATTTGGCAGATGAATTGAGTAGTAATGTATAAGACAGGTAGAAAAGTTCACTTGAATATTAAGGAACATCATAGGTTTTAGTTTTCGTTTTGCTCTTGTCACCTTTGGACTTGCAGTGACTGTAATTATTTCTGGTCAAGTTATGGTTTTGAAATAACCAGTAGCCTAATATTgatgggaagagaggaagctgaaTCTGGTGTGATCATCTTTCCACTCCTTGTTTGCTGGTTCATTCAAGTTTGTGACAGTTTTGAGATATATCAAAGAACAGATCTGCTGTAACAAAAAGGGTTTGAtgagtttttggggttttttcttgcTTGGTTGTTGGAGACACTGTTTCCCAACTTTGTGAGTTTAAATGTATGCCAGTTAATTTTTAAGAACCTAGAATGTAACATTTATGTAGGTAAGAAAtactgagatttttaaaaaaagcttaagTTACCTGTCTGCATTTATACACAATTGgagatattttgatttttcatagGTACTTGTCTGCATGGAGTGTAGGTTGATAACTCCCAGGTCACCCCAAGCAGATCTTTGGGTGCCTCTTGGTGGATGGTTTTGCCCTAGTTGCCATTTTTTACAATGGGAACTTCTACTTACTGGTATTGATTAAAGCACTTGCTGAAGAGCCACTGGAATCAATGTTTTCTGGAAGACTTGTCTGTTTTAATTCTGAATGAT is from Cinclus cinclus chromosome 2, bCinCin1.1, whole genome shotgun sequence and encodes:
- the GPR18 gene encoding N-arachidonyl glycine receptor, encoding MMPENPHPEEYKIASLVFYSFVLTVGLLVNATALWVFSCTTKKRTTITVYMMNVALLDLVFIFSLPFRIIYHGTETWPFGDTFCRILGASTVFYPAIALWLLAFISVDRFMAIVQPKHVKELKNTKKAVLACSGIWIMTLSTTSPLVFLQSDPDQASNFTTCMKMLDIIHLKEVNTLNFCRLIFFFLIPLFIMMGCYLVIIYNFIHGKTSKLKPKAKERSIRIIVTLIAQVLICFVPFHICFAFLMLQDENTNYNPWAAFTTFLMNLSTCLDVILYYIVSKQFQARVISVILYRNYLRSVRRKSFRTGSVRSLNNMNSEML